GCGCGCCCGTTGGCAGCAAAAGGAAATTGGCCGCTTTTGTAAGGGGTGGCGCTGGTTTTGAGCTGCTCCTCGTTTTGCCCCACCCACGCGATCTCCGGTTGGGTGTAGATCACCGCTGGAATGTGCTGGTACTCCAACTTGCTCTGCTGACCGGCGATGCGTTCCGCCACCATCACCCCCTCGGCGCTGCCCTTGTGCGCCAACATCGGCCCGCGCACCACATCGCCGATGGCGTAGATGCCCGGCAGACTGGTGGCGCAGTAACGATCCACATGGATAAAGCCGCGTTCATCCAGTTGCAGATCCACCTCACTGCTGAAAAGAGTGTCGGTGTTGGGCTGGCGACCCACGGCGGTGATGACCCGATCCACCGTCAGGACGTGTTTGCCTTCGCCGTCTTCGTAGTGCAGTTTTATGCCGTCATTGGGCTCGGCCTGACAGCTGAGCAGACGCGCATTGAGGCGAATTTCCAGCCCCTGTTTTTGCAGTGCGCGCTGCGCTTGTTGAGCGATTTGGCGGTCGGTGGTGGTAAGGAATTGATCTTGCGCTTCCAGCAGCGTGACCTTGGCACCGAGGCGTTGCCAAACGCTGCCCAGCTCCAGACCAATCGCCCCCGCACCGATGATGCCCAGCCGTGGCGGAACCTGCTCCCAACTCAATGCCCCAGCAGAATTGACGATGCGTTGCTCCAGCCACTTGGCGTTCTCCAGCTCCGTGGGCACGGAGCCTGGAGCGAGAATAACCTGTTCGGCCTGAAAGGTTGTTTCATGGCCGTTGGCATCCATAAAATGGACGTGATGTTCAGCGTGTAGGGTGGCATCGCCGTGCAGATGGTCGATTTTATTGGCGCGGAACAGTTGGCTAATGCCCCGGCTGAGGTGGCTGACGATCTGCTCTTTGCGCTGCATCATCTGTTTCAGATCCAGACGCAGCGTGTCGTGCAAAATGCCGTGCTGCGCCGCCTGTTGTTGCAGCGTTTGGTAGAGCTGCGAGCTTTCCAGCAGGGCTTTGGAGGGGATGCAGCCCACATTCAGACAGGTTCCCCCCAGCGCCGGTTGCTCACCGCTGCGCCAGCGGTCAAGGCAGAGGGTGTGCAAGCCCAATTGGGCGCAACGAATGGCGGCGCTGTATCCGGCAGGGCCTGCGCCAATCACAATCACATCGTACGAATGAGCCATAACAGCCTCCTAAAGGTCGAGCAACATGCGAGCGGGTTGTTCCAACATCTCTTTGATGCTGCGCAAAAACTGCACCGCGCTTTTGCCGTCAATAATGCGGTGATCGTAAGAGAGCGCCAGATACATCATGGGACGAATCACCACCTGCACCGTTTTCGGCGATGGGGCGCTGTTGAATGCTGTGCATGCCGAGAATGGCGCTCTGCGGTGGGTTGAGAATGGGGGTGGACATCAAGGAGCCAAACACACCGCCGTTGGTGATGGTGAAGGTGCCGCCGCTGATGTCGTCGATGCTGAGGCGGTTGTTTTTCGCTTTATCGGCGTAGGCACTGATCTGTTTTTCCACCTCGGCCAAACTCATGCGCTCGCTGTTGCGCAAAATGGGCACCACCAAGCCGCGCTCGGAGGAGATGGCGACCCCGATGTCGCAAAAGCCGTGGTAGACCACTTCGTTGCCGTCCAGTGAGGCGTTGATCTCGGGGAAGCGTTTTAGGGCTTCGCTGGCGGCACGGACAAAAAAGGACATAAAACCGAGGCGGATGTTGTGGCTCTTTTCAAACGCTTCTTGGTAGTTGCTGCGCAGCTCCATCACCGCCGCCATATTGACCTCGTTAAAGGTGGTCAGCATGGCGGTGTTTTGGGTCACATCCAGCAGTCGTTCGGCGATGCGTGAGCGCAGCCGCGTCATGGGCACTCGTTTGTGCGGACGCTCTTCGGTGTCCGTCACGCTGCGGGGCTGGGCTTTGGGTGTGGGTTTTTTAACGGCTTCGGTTTTGGTTTCGGCCTTGGGTTGGGTTGGCTCAGGAGCCGATGCGTTTTTGGGCTGTTGTTCTAGGTGGGCTAACACATCTTGTTTATTAAGACGCTTGGGGTTTTGGCGTGCAATGTCGTGGTGATCCAGATCGTGCTCCAGCAGCAGCTTGCGTACCGCCGGCCCCATCGCGGGGGTGATGTTTTGGTTGCTGCTTGGGTTGGAGTGTTCAGCGGGGGCTGTGGCGAGGGCTTTGAGGGTGCCGAGCAGTTGGCCGCTGGTGACGGTCTCATTTTCTGCCAATAGAATCTCTGCCAGTTGGCCGTCGCAGGGCGCAGGCACTTCCAAGACCACTTTGTCGGTCTCCAGATCCACCAGCGGTTCGTCGCGCTGGATCGTTTCACCGGGTTTTTTATGCCAGCCAACAATCACAGCGTCACTGACAGACTCGGGCAGAGGTGGAACTTTGATTTCAGTCAACATGATGAATCCTTGTGGTTGTTATTCGTGCCCCAGAGCCGCACGGAGCAGATCTTTGAGTTGTTGGGCGTGCAGGCTGGGATAACCGACGGCGGGGGCGGCGGAGGCTGGGCGACCGGCGTAGCTTAAATAGTGGGGCTTGGGCAGCAGTTTGCGAATGTGATGCTGGCTGGAGTACCACGCGCCTTGGTTCATCGGCTCCTCTTGGCACCAGTAAAAGGCTTCTGCATTGGGGTAGCGTTGCAGTTGTTTCTCCAGCTCTTTGCGCGGAAAGGGGTAGAGCTGCTCGATGCGAATTAGGGCGACGTTGTCCAATTTCAGAGTGCGGCGCTGTTGCAGCAGTTCGTAATAGACCTTGCCGGAGCAGAGCACGATGCGTGTTACCGCCTCGTCGGGCAGCGGATCTACTTCTGCGATCACGTTTTGGAAATGCCC
This sequence is a window from Gammaproteobacteria bacterium. Protein-coding genes within it:
- the lpdA gene encoding dihydrolipoyl dehydrogenase, with the protein product MAHSYDVIVIGAGPAGYSAAIRCAQLGLHTLCLDRWRSGEQPALGGTCLNVGCIPSKALLESSQLYQTLQQQAAQHGILHDTLRLDLKQMMQRKEQIVSHLSRGISQLFRANKIDHLHGDATLHAEHHVHFMDANGHETTFQAEQVILAPGSVPTELENAKWLEQRIVNSAGALSWEQVPPRLGIIGAGAIGLELGSVWQRLGAKVTLLEAQDQFLTTTDRQIAQQAQRALQKQGLEIRLNARLLSCQAEPNDGIKLHYEDGEGKHVLTVDRVITAVGRQPNTDTLFSSEVDLQLDERGFIHVDRYCATSLPGIYAIGDVVRGPMLAHKGSAEGVMVAERIAGQQSKLEYQHIPAVIYTQPEIAWVGQNEEQLKTSATPYKSGQFPFAANGRAKVMCESHGTVKILSHADSDRILGVHIIGPHASELIAQAVIAMEMEASCDDLTRMVFAHPSLSEALHEAALALDGRAIHLP